Proteins encoded by one window of Channa argus isolate prfri chromosome 1, Channa argus male v1.0, whole genome shotgun sequence:
- the agr2 gene encoding anterior gradient protein 2 homolog produces the protein MIKAVFSALLVLVAVTSTFGKYIPKTGKRIPQTLSRGWGDQLIWAQTYEEALYWSRSRNKPLMVLFHLEDCPHSQALKKVFSENNEIQKTLDEKFIVLNLMYETTDKHLSPDGQYVPRIIFVDPTMTVRADITGRYANRMYAYEPGDIKLLSSNMAKALKLLKSEL, from the exons ATGATCAAAGCTGTGTTCTCAGCTCTCTTGGTCCTGGTGGCTGTGACTTCCACCTTTGGGAAATACATCCCCAAGACTGGCAAGAGGATTCCTCAGACTCTGTCCAGAG GTTGGGGTGATCAGCTGATCTGGGCTCAGACTTACGAGGAGGCTCTTTACTGGTCCAGGTCTAG GAACAAGCCTTTGATGGTTCTCTTTCACCTGGAGGACTGCCCACACAGCCAAG CTCTGAAGAAGGTTTTCTCTGAAAACAATGAGATCCAGAAGACTTTGGATGAGAAATTCATCGTACTCAACCTGATG TATGAAACCACAGACAAACATCTCTCTCCTGATGGACAGTATGTCCCCAGAATCATTTTTGTTG ATCCCACAATGACAGTGAGAGCTGACATCACCGGTCGCTATGCCAACCGTATGTATGCCTACGAACCAGGTGACATCAAACTCT TGTCTAGCAACATGGCGAAGGCTTTGAAGCTCCTAAAGTCTGAGCTCTAA
- the tspan13b gene encoding tetraspanin-13b isoform X1 has protein sequence MGCAGFTCSKHSLCALNILYVMVSLLMIGIAAWGKWFGLVSSFQVVGGVIGVGVFLFFVALVGLIGAMKHHQVLLFFYMIILFMVFIVQFSVSSACLAINREQQDHLLEVGWNNSQSTQRDVEKSLNCCGFKQVDPNDTCDASCFPNHSCLPCADKIQEHVGEVLHFVGGIGLFFSFTEILGVWLTYRYRNQKDPRANPSAFL, from the exons ATGGGCTGCGCTGGATTCACCTGTTCCAAACACTCCTTGTGCGCGCTAAACATCCTCTATGTT ATGGTGAGTCTGCTGATGATTGGCATCGCAGCATGGGGAAAGTGGTTCGGCCTGGTCTCCAGTTTCCAGGTGGTAGGTGGTGTCATCGGTGTAGGGGTGTTCCTCTTCTTCGTGGCCCTGGTTGGCCTCATTGGGGCCATGAAGCATCACCAGGTCCTGCTCTTCTTT TACATGATCATCCTGTTCATGGTGTTTATTGTGCAGTTCTCTGTTTCCAGTGCATGTTTGGCCATTAACAGAGAGCAACAG gaTCACTTGCTGGAGGTGGGCTGGAATAACTCTCAGAGCACTCAGAGGGATGTGGAGAAGAGTCTAAACTGCTGCGGCTTCAAACAGGTGGACCCGAACGACACATGTGACGCT TCCTGTTTCCCCAACCACTCGTGTTTGCCCTGTGCAGATAAGATCCAAGAACATGTTGGAGAGGTCCTGCACTTTGTAGGAGGGATCGGGCTATTTTTCAGCTTCACTGAG ATTCTGGGAGTGTGGCTCACGTATCGCTACAGGAATCAGAAAGACCCCAGAGCAAATCCCAGTGCTTTCCTGTGA
- the tspan13b gene encoding tetraspanin-13b isoform X2 yields MGCAGFTCSKHSLCALNILYVMVSLLMIGIAAWGKWFGLVSSFQVVGGVIGVGVFLFFVALVGLIGAMKHHQDHLLEVGWNNSQSTQRDVEKSLNCCGFKQVDPNDTCDASCFPNHSCLPCADKIQEHVGEVLHFVGGIGLFFSFTEILGVWLTYRYRNQKDPRANPSAFL; encoded by the exons ATGGGCTGCGCTGGATTCACCTGTTCCAAACACTCCTTGTGCGCGCTAAACATCCTCTATGTT ATGGTGAGTCTGCTGATGATTGGCATCGCAGCATGGGGAAAGTGGTTCGGCCTGGTCTCCAGTTTCCAGGTGGTAGGTGGTGTCATCGGTGTAGGGGTGTTCCTCTTCTTCGTGGCCCTGGTTGGCCTCATTGGGGCCATGAAGCATCACCAG gaTCACTTGCTGGAGGTGGGCTGGAATAACTCTCAGAGCACTCAGAGGGATGTGGAGAAGAGTCTAAACTGCTGCGGCTTCAAACAGGTGGACCCGAACGACACATGTGACGCT TCCTGTTTCCCCAACCACTCGTGTTTGCCCTGTGCAGATAAGATCCAAGAACATGTTGGAGAGGTCCTGCACTTTGTAGGAGGGATCGGGCTATTTTTCAGCTTCACTGAG ATTCTGGGAGTGTGGCTCACGTATCGCTACAGGAATCAGAAAGACCCCAGAGCAAATCCCAGTGCTTTCCTGTGA